One region of Camelina sativa cultivar DH55 chromosome 6, Cs, whole genome shotgun sequence genomic DNA includes:
- the LOC104792428 gene encoding protein ROS1-like isoform X1: MEEQRRREESFSIQQQQPPWMIPQTPTVDPIYPYTVVEEEHSHRNQVEERGFDMSGLDHLSFGDLLALSNTRPVYFSGQTSWPCNALETTRAYDSGLMIRDNISPICPNTVEEQAHWNQLEERRLDMSGLDQLSFGDFLALSNNAPVYCSDQTTPWASNPLERNSEIMQQGNEAVDCLSTMSNDVASVYFSGQTPPWVSEPTRNTEIMQKGNEAVEILSSVSNNVAEQFIKTPDKPKKKKHRPKVVREAKPKKAPKPPAPRKSVVVDGQESKTPRRKYVRKKVEVNKDQESTPVEPSAPVKTPTRAKKLCRRVLDFEPENGDETESAPREKMLGSTNQESKDCLLSSPSTTKRKRSQGKRKDSEPKKNVGNQEGVDLSIAQAAKRRQAKEPTCGDLNLSGIQYDEVCDYQKMNWLHFPNLQQEGIRSEPICSTPLAGQQRKDVSAFDYNCYGFTSQLSADTVLTTQEKREGICQGRKQFEFNVLPDKIDTPIKTTRSKKKRVTKSKKSQTKQKTLLPNHCQFPASFSGLSQDELWKQPKLVEAISEQLRILDINMESCETAIVPYSVKPQENQLVLYGGGAGAIVPITPVKKRRPRPKVDLDDETEKVWRLLLENINSEGIDGSDEKKAKWWEEERNVFRGRADSFIARMHLVQGDRRFTPWKGSVVDSVVGVFLTQNVSDHLSSSAFMSLASEFPVTSVPGSNFDVGTSSTPSIQITYLDSEESMSSPPGHSQCSVILKNTEPDEEKDYEHSNETSRSSSEIASSAHESVCKTTDSKMYVESDRKGSSVEVGNTDQECLILNLFPSEDSALTFQRSTVSDAPQNTERPGSSSEISLEGEYRTSYLKLLLGVQGSQEEPNQKSQCDNSSQEIGVSSNHGSFQVSPNMSPGDCSSEVKNLQSLKGTTKSSDDSYEPHCSYQQDGGVLSCQKHEMPERCSKKHKGSFQIPDLNESTSCIDVIEDTETPPGPDSRPLEDSSCKELNPIDDTTLNAKGKKVLKQKKEAFDWDSSRREAQIREGKREKSTRTMDSVDWEAIRTVDVSVVAETIKKRGMNHMLAERIQGFLNRLVIEHGSIDLEWLRDIPPDKAKEYLLSFRGLGLKSVECVRLLTLHHLAFPVDTNVARIAVRLGWVPLQPLPESLQLHLLEIIFRYPILESIQKYLWPRLCKLDQKTLYELHYQMITFGKVFCTKSKPNCNACPMRGECRHFASAFASARLALPGTEKYMGTPDKNPSPLYLPEPLHREQGSEVVKHSEPANKVKFCEPIIEEPASPEPESAQVSIADIEDAFFEDPEEIPTIRLNTDAFTSNLKKIMEHNKELQVRNMSTALVALTAEAASLPMPKLKNISQLRTEHQVYELPDSHPLLVELEKREPDDPCSYLLAIWTPGETADSIQPSVSKCISQANGKLCDEETCFSCNNIKEARSQTVRGTILIPCRTAMRGSFPLNGTYFQVNEVFADHASSLDPIDVPREWLWDLHRRTVYFGTSIPTIFKGLPTETIQQCFWRGYVCVRGFDRKTRGPKPLIARLHFPVRKMKSRATESAK; the protein is encoded by the exons atggaggaacaaaggaggagagaagaaagctttagtattcaacaacaacaacctccaTGGATGATTCCTCAGACACCCACGGTGGATCCGATCTATCCATACACGGTGGTGGAAGAGGAACATTCTCATCGGAATCAAGTGGAGGAAAG GGGATTCGACATGAGTGGTCTTGATCACTTGTCTTTTGGTGATTTGTTAGCTCTATCAAACACTAGACCAGTCTATTTCTCTGGTCAGACTTCTTGGCCTTGTAATGCCTTAGAAACCACAAGGGCTTATGATTCCGGTCTGATGATCAGAGATAATATTTCTCCGATTTGCCCCAACACGGTTGAGGAACAAGCTCATTGGAATCAGTTGGAGGAAAG GAGACTGGACATGAGTGGTCTTGATCAGTTGTCTTTTGGCGATTTTCTGGCTCTATCCAACAATGCACCAGTCTATTGCTCCGATCAGACCACCCCTTGGGCTAGTAATCCCTTAGAAA GAAACTCAGAGATAATGCAACAAGGTAATGAAGCTGTGGATTGTCTCAGCACAATGAGTAACGATGTTGCATCAGTCTATTTCTCCGGCCAGACACCACCTTGGGTCTCAGAACCTACAA GAAACACAGAAATTATGCAAAAAGGTAACGAAGCAGTGGAGATTCTAAGCTCTGTGAGTAACAATGTTGCTGAACAGTTCATCAAGACTCCTGacaaaccaaagaagaagaagcataggCCAAAGGTTGTTAGAGAAGCTAAACCCAAGAAGGCACCTAAACCGCCAGCTCCAAGGAAATCTGTTGTTGTCGATGGACAAGAAAGCAAAACACCGAGGAGGAAATATGTGCGGAAGAAGGTGGAAGTCAATAAGGATCAAGAATCTACTCCGGTTGAACCATCAGCACCTGTAAAAACTCCAACTCGTGCTAAGAAGCTCTGTAGACGAGTCTTGGATTTTGAGCCTGAAAACGGAGATGAGACGGAATCAGCTCCTAGAGAAAAGATGTTAGGTTCCACTAATCAAGAGTCAAAAGATTGCCTTCTTTCTTCGCCTAGCACGACCAAGAGAAAACGCAGCCAAGGTAAAAGAAAGGATTCAGAACCAAAGAAGAATGTTGGTAATCAAGAAGGAGTTGATCTTTCTATCGCACAAGCTGCAAAGAGAAGACAAGCAAAAGAACCAACTTGTGGTGACTTAAATTTATCAGGGATTCAGTATGATGAGGTATGTGACTATCAGAAAATGAATTGGCTGCATTTCCCAAACTTGCAACAAGAAGGGATCAGATCTGAACCCATTTGCAGCACACCATTGGCTGGGCAACAACGTAAGGATGTTTCTGCCTTTGATTATAACTGCTACGGTTTCACCTCTCAGCTCAGTGCTGATACAGTTCTAACCACTCAAGAAAAACGGGAAGGTATCTGCCAAGGAAGGAAACAGTTTGAGTTTAATGTTCTTCCGGATAAGATAGATACACCGATAAAGACGACCAGGAGCAAAAAGAAGCGAGTCACCAAGTCTAAGAAATCACAAACCAAGCAGAAGACTCTTCTTCCAAATCACTGCCAGTTTCCAGCTTCATTTTCTG GTCTTTCCCAAGATGAACTTTGGAAACAACCTAAACTGGTCGAAGCAATCAGTGAACAATTGCGTATATTAGATATCAACATGGAGAGCTGTGAAACTGCTATCGTTCCTTACTCAGTGAAACCCCAAGAAAACCAGCTTGTACTCTACGGCGGTGGCGCTGGAGCAATTGTGCCTATAACTCCTGTTAAGAAACGGCGCCCAAGACCAAAGGTTGACCTAGATGATGAGACAGAAAAAGTCTGGAGACTGCTATTGGAAAATATTAATAGCGAGGGTATTGACGGATCAGATGAGAAGAAGGCGAAATGGTGGGAGGAAGAACGTAATGTGTTTCGAGGACGAGCTGACTCATTTATAGCACGGATGCATCTTGTACAAG GGGATCGCCGTTTTACACCTTGGAAGGGATCCGTTGTTGATTCTGTTGTTGGAGTGTTTCTCACGCAAAACGTTTCAGACCATCTCTCAAG CTCTGCTTTCATGTCACTTGCTTCAGAGTTTCCCGTGACTTCAGTACCCGGCAGTAACTTTGACGTTGGAACAAGCTCGACACCTTCTATTCAAATAACTTACTTGGACTCAGAGGAGTCGATGTCAAGCCCACCCGGTCACAGTCAGTGTtctgttattttaaaaaacacagAGCCCGATGAGGAGAAGGACTATGAACATAGCAATGAAACCTCCAGAAGCAGTAGTGAGATTGccagctcagcccatgaatcagTTTGCAAAACCACGGATTCAAAGATGTATGTGGAATCAGATCGAAAAGGCTCAAGTGTAGAGGTTGGTAATACAGATCAGGAGTGCCTTATTTTAAACCTGTTTCCGTCTGAAGATTCTGCACTTACATTCCAACGGTCAACGGTTTCTGATGCTCCTCAAAATACAGAGAGACCAGGATCAAGCTCCGAGATCAGCTTAGAAGGAGAGTATCGCACTTCCTATCTGAAGCTCCTATTGGGCGTACAAGGCTCACAAGAAGAGCCCAATCAAAAGAGTCAATGTGACAATTCAAGCCAAGAAATTGGGGTCTCAAGCAATCATGGAAGCTTCCAAGTATCACCAAATATGTCTCCCGGTGATTGTAGCTCAGAAGTTAAGAATTTACAATCACTGAAAGGGACCACAAAATCTTCTGATGATAGTTATGAACCACATTGTAGCTATCAACAGGATGGGGGTGTTTTGAGTTGTCAGAAACATGAGATGCCTGAACGCTGTTCGAAAAAACACAAAGGCAGCTTCCAGATTCCAGATCTTAATGAAAGCACTAGTTGTATTGATGTCATAGAAGACACGGAAACGCCACCAGGTCCTGACTCTAGACCGCTTGAAGACTCATCGTGCAAAGAGCTCAATCCTATAGATGATACTACCTTAAATGCAAAAGGTAAAAAGGTTTTAAAGCAGAAAAAGGAGGCGTTTGATTGGGATAGTTCAAGAAGAGAAGCACAAATTagagaaggaaaaagagaaaaatcaacAAGGACAATGGACTCAGTGGACTGGGAGGCGATAAGAACGGTGGATGTTAGTGTAGTTGCCGAAACAATCAAGAAACGTGGGATGAACCATATGCTTGCGGAACGTATACAA GGCTTCCTTAATCGACTGGTTATTGAACACGGTAGTATTGATCTGGAATGGTTGAGAGACATTCCACCTGATAAAGCAAA AGAATATCTTTTGAGTTTTAGAGGATTGGGCCTAAAAAGTGTGGAGTGTGTGCGGCTTCTAACACTGCATCATCTTGCGTTTCCA GTTGATACAAACGTTGCTCGCATAGCAGTTAGACTAGGATGGGTACCCCTTCAGCCACTCCCTGAGTCACTTCAGTTGCATCTTCTAGAAAT TATATTCAGGTATCCTATTCTTGAATCTATTCAAAAGTATCTTTGGCCACGTCTTTGCAAACTCGACCAGAAAACATT GTATGAGTTGCACTACCAAATGATTACCTTCGGAAAG GTGTTTTGCACAAAGAGCAAACCTAATTGCAATGCATGTCCGATGAGAGGAGAATGCAGACATTTTGCTAGTGCTTTTGCAAG CGCAAGGCTTGCTTTACCTGGCACAGAGAAATATATGGGGACACCTGATAAAAACCCTTCGCCTCTCTACCTGCCAGAACCATTGCATAGAGAGCAAGGTTCAGAAGTAGTAAAGCACTCAGAACCTGCAAACAAGGTCAAGTTTTGTGAACCAATAATCGAAGAGCCAGCATCACCAGAGCCAGAAAGCGCACAAGTATCAATAGCTGATATAGAAGATGCATTTTTTGAGGATCCGGAAGAAATTCCTACAATCAGGCTAAACACGGATGCATTTACCAGTAACTTGAAGAAAATAATGGAACACAATAAGGAACTACAAGTCCGAAACATGTCCACCGCTTTAGTTGCACTTACTGCTGAAGCTGCTTCTCTTCCAATGCCAAAGCTCAAGAATATCAGCCAGTTAAGAACGGAACATCAAGT TTATGAACTTCCAGACTCACATCCTCTTCTAGTGGAG TTGGAGAAGAGAGAACCTGATGACCCTTGTTCGTACTTGCTTGCTATTTGGACGCCAG GTGAGACGGCTGATTCCATTCAACCATCTGTAAGTAAGTGTATATCCCAAGCAAATGGTAAGCTTTGTGATGAGGAGACTTGTTTCTCATGCAACAACATCAAGGAGGCAAGATCTCAGACTGTAAGAGGGACAATCTTG ATTCCATGTAGAACCGCAATGAGAGGTAGTTTCCCTCTGAATGGGACTTATTTTCAAGTTAATGAG GTGTTTGCGGATCATGCATCCAGCCTAGACCCAATCGATGTTCCAAGGGAGTGGTTATGGGATTTGCACCGAAGAACTGTCTATTTTGGAACCTCTATACCTACGATATTCAAAG GTTTACCTACAGAGACGATACAACAATGCTTCTGGAGAG GTTATGTATGTGTACGTGGATTTGACCGTAAAACAAGAGGACCAAAACCTTTGATTGCGAGATTGCATTTCCCTGTAAGAAAAATGAAGTCACGGGCTACCGAGAGTGCTAAGTAG
- the LOC104792428 gene encoding protein ROS1-like isoform X2 produces MEEQRRREESFSIQQQQPPWMIPQTPTVDPIYPYTVVEEEHSHRNQVEERGFDMSGLDHLSFGDLLALSNTRPVYFSGQTSWPCNALETTRAYDSGLMIRDNISPICPNTVEEQAHWNQLEERRLDMSGLDQLSFGDFLALSNNAPVYCSDQTTPWASNPLERNSEIMQQGNEAVDCLSTMSNDVASVYFSGQTPPWVSEPTRNTEIMQKGNEAVEILSSVSNNVAEQFIKTPDKPKKKKHRPKVVREAKPKKAPKPPAPRKSVVVDGQESKTPRRKYVRKKVEVNKDQESTPVEPSAPVKTPTRAKKLCRRVLDFEPENGDETESAPREKMLGSTNQESKDCLLSSPSTTKRKRSQGKRKDSEPKKNVGNQEGVDLSIAQAAKRRQAKEPTCGDLNLSGIQYDEVCDYQKMNWLHFPNLQQEGIRSEPICSTPLAGQQRKDVSAFDYNCYGFTSQLSADTVLTTQEKREGICQGRKQFEFNVLPDKIDTPIKTTRSKKKRVTKSKKSQTKQKTLLPNHCQFPASFSGLSQDELWKQPKLVEAISEQLRILDINMESCETAIVPYSVKPQENQLVLYGGGAGAIVPITPVKKRRPRPKVDLDDETEKVWRLLLENINSEGIDGSDEKKAKWWEEERNVFRGRADSFIARMHLVQGDRRFTPWKGSVVDSVVGVFLTQNVSDHLSSSAFMSLASEFPVTSVPGSNFDVGTSSTPSIQITYLDSEESMSSPPGHSQCSVILKNTEPDEEKDYEHSNETSRSSSEIASSAHESVCKTTDSKMYVESDRKGSSVEVGNTDQECLILNLFPSEDSALTFQRSTVSDAPQNTERPGSSSEISLEGEYRTSYLKLLLGVQGSQEEPNQKSQCDNSSQEIGVSSNHGSFQVSPNMSPGDCSSEVKNLQSLKGTTKSSDDSYEPHCSYQQDGGVLSCQKHEMPERCSKKHKGSFQIPDLNESTSCIDVIEDTETPPGPDSRPLEDSSCKELNPIDDTTLNAKGKKVLKQKKEAFDWDSSRREAQIREGKREKSTRTMDSVDWEAIRTVDVSVVAETIKKRGMNHMLAERIQGFLNRLVIEHGSIDLEWLRDIPPDKAKEYLLSFRGLGLKSVECVRLLTLHHLAFPVDTNVARIAVRLGWVPLQPLPESLQLHLLEMYPILESIQKYLWPRLCKLDQKTLYELHYQMITFGKVFCTKSKPNCNACPMRGECRHFASAFASARLALPGTEKYMGTPDKNPSPLYLPEPLHREQGSEVVKHSEPANKVKFCEPIIEEPASPEPESAQVSIADIEDAFFEDPEEIPTIRLNTDAFTSNLKKIMEHNKELQVRNMSTALVALTAEAASLPMPKLKNISQLRTEHQVYELPDSHPLLVELEKREPDDPCSYLLAIWTPGETADSIQPSVSKCISQANGKLCDEETCFSCNNIKEARSQTVRGTILIPCRTAMRGSFPLNGTYFQVNEVFADHASSLDPIDVPREWLWDLHRRTVYFGTSIPTIFKGLPTETIQQCFWRGYVCVRGFDRKTRGPKPLIARLHFPVRKMKSRATESAK; encoded by the exons atggaggaacaaaggaggagagaagaaagctttagtattcaacaacaacaacctccaTGGATGATTCCTCAGACACCCACGGTGGATCCGATCTATCCATACACGGTGGTGGAAGAGGAACATTCTCATCGGAATCAAGTGGAGGAAAG GGGATTCGACATGAGTGGTCTTGATCACTTGTCTTTTGGTGATTTGTTAGCTCTATCAAACACTAGACCAGTCTATTTCTCTGGTCAGACTTCTTGGCCTTGTAATGCCTTAGAAACCACAAGGGCTTATGATTCCGGTCTGATGATCAGAGATAATATTTCTCCGATTTGCCCCAACACGGTTGAGGAACAAGCTCATTGGAATCAGTTGGAGGAAAG GAGACTGGACATGAGTGGTCTTGATCAGTTGTCTTTTGGCGATTTTCTGGCTCTATCCAACAATGCACCAGTCTATTGCTCCGATCAGACCACCCCTTGGGCTAGTAATCCCTTAGAAA GAAACTCAGAGATAATGCAACAAGGTAATGAAGCTGTGGATTGTCTCAGCACAATGAGTAACGATGTTGCATCAGTCTATTTCTCCGGCCAGACACCACCTTGGGTCTCAGAACCTACAA GAAACACAGAAATTATGCAAAAAGGTAACGAAGCAGTGGAGATTCTAAGCTCTGTGAGTAACAATGTTGCTGAACAGTTCATCAAGACTCCTGacaaaccaaagaagaagaagcataggCCAAAGGTTGTTAGAGAAGCTAAACCCAAGAAGGCACCTAAACCGCCAGCTCCAAGGAAATCTGTTGTTGTCGATGGACAAGAAAGCAAAACACCGAGGAGGAAATATGTGCGGAAGAAGGTGGAAGTCAATAAGGATCAAGAATCTACTCCGGTTGAACCATCAGCACCTGTAAAAACTCCAACTCGTGCTAAGAAGCTCTGTAGACGAGTCTTGGATTTTGAGCCTGAAAACGGAGATGAGACGGAATCAGCTCCTAGAGAAAAGATGTTAGGTTCCACTAATCAAGAGTCAAAAGATTGCCTTCTTTCTTCGCCTAGCACGACCAAGAGAAAACGCAGCCAAGGTAAAAGAAAGGATTCAGAACCAAAGAAGAATGTTGGTAATCAAGAAGGAGTTGATCTTTCTATCGCACAAGCTGCAAAGAGAAGACAAGCAAAAGAACCAACTTGTGGTGACTTAAATTTATCAGGGATTCAGTATGATGAGGTATGTGACTATCAGAAAATGAATTGGCTGCATTTCCCAAACTTGCAACAAGAAGGGATCAGATCTGAACCCATTTGCAGCACACCATTGGCTGGGCAACAACGTAAGGATGTTTCTGCCTTTGATTATAACTGCTACGGTTTCACCTCTCAGCTCAGTGCTGATACAGTTCTAACCACTCAAGAAAAACGGGAAGGTATCTGCCAAGGAAGGAAACAGTTTGAGTTTAATGTTCTTCCGGATAAGATAGATACACCGATAAAGACGACCAGGAGCAAAAAGAAGCGAGTCACCAAGTCTAAGAAATCACAAACCAAGCAGAAGACTCTTCTTCCAAATCACTGCCAGTTTCCAGCTTCATTTTCTG GTCTTTCCCAAGATGAACTTTGGAAACAACCTAAACTGGTCGAAGCAATCAGTGAACAATTGCGTATATTAGATATCAACATGGAGAGCTGTGAAACTGCTATCGTTCCTTACTCAGTGAAACCCCAAGAAAACCAGCTTGTACTCTACGGCGGTGGCGCTGGAGCAATTGTGCCTATAACTCCTGTTAAGAAACGGCGCCCAAGACCAAAGGTTGACCTAGATGATGAGACAGAAAAAGTCTGGAGACTGCTATTGGAAAATATTAATAGCGAGGGTATTGACGGATCAGATGAGAAGAAGGCGAAATGGTGGGAGGAAGAACGTAATGTGTTTCGAGGACGAGCTGACTCATTTATAGCACGGATGCATCTTGTACAAG GGGATCGCCGTTTTACACCTTGGAAGGGATCCGTTGTTGATTCTGTTGTTGGAGTGTTTCTCACGCAAAACGTTTCAGACCATCTCTCAAG CTCTGCTTTCATGTCACTTGCTTCAGAGTTTCCCGTGACTTCAGTACCCGGCAGTAACTTTGACGTTGGAACAAGCTCGACACCTTCTATTCAAATAACTTACTTGGACTCAGAGGAGTCGATGTCAAGCCCACCCGGTCACAGTCAGTGTtctgttattttaaaaaacacagAGCCCGATGAGGAGAAGGACTATGAACATAGCAATGAAACCTCCAGAAGCAGTAGTGAGATTGccagctcagcccatgaatcagTTTGCAAAACCACGGATTCAAAGATGTATGTGGAATCAGATCGAAAAGGCTCAAGTGTAGAGGTTGGTAATACAGATCAGGAGTGCCTTATTTTAAACCTGTTTCCGTCTGAAGATTCTGCACTTACATTCCAACGGTCAACGGTTTCTGATGCTCCTCAAAATACAGAGAGACCAGGATCAAGCTCCGAGATCAGCTTAGAAGGAGAGTATCGCACTTCCTATCTGAAGCTCCTATTGGGCGTACAAGGCTCACAAGAAGAGCCCAATCAAAAGAGTCAATGTGACAATTCAAGCCAAGAAATTGGGGTCTCAAGCAATCATGGAAGCTTCCAAGTATCACCAAATATGTCTCCCGGTGATTGTAGCTCAGAAGTTAAGAATTTACAATCACTGAAAGGGACCACAAAATCTTCTGATGATAGTTATGAACCACATTGTAGCTATCAACAGGATGGGGGTGTTTTGAGTTGTCAGAAACATGAGATGCCTGAACGCTGTTCGAAAAAACACAAAGGCAGCTTCCAGATTCCAGATCTTAATGAAAGCACTAGTTGTATTGATGTCATAGAAGACACGGAAACGCCACCAGGTCCTGACTCTAGACCGCTTGAAGACTCATCGTGCAAAGAGCTCAATCCTATAGATGATACTACCTTAAATGCAAAAGGTAAAAAGGTTTTAAAGCAGAAAAAGGAGGCGTTTGATTGGGATAGTTCAAGAAGAGAAGCACAAATTagagaaggaaaaagagaaaaatcaacAAGGACAATGGACTCAGTGGACTGGGAGGCGATAAGAACGGTGGATGTTAGTGTAGTTGCCGAAACAATCAAGAAACGTGGGATGAACCATATGCTTGCGGAACGTATACAA GGCTTCCTTAATCGACTGGTTATTGAACACGGTAGTATTGATCTGGAATGGTTGAGAGACATTCCACCTGATAAAGCAAA AGAATATCTTTTGAGTTTTAGAGGATTGGGCCTAAAAAGTGTGGAGTGTGTGCGGCTTCTAACACTGCATCATCTTGCGTTTCCA GTTGATACAAACGTTGCTCGCATAGCAGTTAGACTAGGATGGGTACCCCTTCAGCCACTCCCTGAGTCACTTCAGTTGCATCTTCTAGAAAT GTATCCTATTCTTGAATCTATTCAAAAGTATCTTTGGCCACGTCTTTGCAAACTCGACCAGAAAACATT GTATGAGTTGCACTACCAAATGATTACCTTCGGAAAG GTGTTTTGCACAAAGAGCAAACCTAATTGCAATGCATGTCCGATGAGAGGAGAATGCAGACATTTTGCTAGTGCTTTTGCAAG CGCAAGGCTTGCTTTACCTGGCACAGAGAAATATATGGGGACACCTGATAAAAACCCTTCGCCTCTCTACCTGCCAGAACCATTGCATAGAGAGCAAGGTTCAGAAGTAGTAAAGCACTCAGAACCTGCAAACAAGGTCAAGTTTTGTGAACCAATAATCGAAGAGCCAGCATCACCAGAGCCAGAAAGCGCACAAGTATCAATAGCTGATATAGAAGATGCATTTTTTGAGGATCCGGAAGAAATTCCTACAATCAGGCTAAACACGGATGCATTTACCAGTAACTTGAAGAAAATAATGGAACACAATAAGGAACTACAAGTCCGAAACATGTCCACCGCTTTAGTTGCACTTACTGCTGAAGCTGCTTCTCTTCCAATGCCAAAGCTCAAGAATATCAGCCAGTTAAGAACGGAACATCAAGT TTATGAACTTCCAGACTCACATCCTCTTCTAGTGGAG TTGGAGAAGAGAGAACCTGATGACCCTTGTTCGTACTTGCTTGCTATTTGGACGCCAG GTGAGACGGCTGATTCCATTCAACCATCTGTAAGTAAGTGTATATCCCAAGCAAATGGTAAGCTTTGTGATGAGGAGACTTGTTTCTCATGCAACAACATCAAGGAGGCAAGATCTCAGACTGTAAGAGGGACAATCTTG ATTCCATGTAGAACCGCAATGAGAGGTAGTTTCCCTCTGAATGGGACTTATTTTCAAGTTAATGAG GTGTTTGCGGATCATGCATCCAGCCTAGACCCAATCGATGTTCCAAGGGAGTGGTTATGGGATTTGCACCGAAGAACTGTCTATTTTGGAACCTCTATACCTACGATATTCAAAG GTTTACCTACAGAGACGATACAACAATGCTTCTGGAGAG GTTATGTATGTGTACGTGGATTTGACCGTAAAACAAGAGGACCAAAACCTTTGATTGCGAGATTGCATTTCCCTGTAAGAAAAATGAAGTCACGGGCTACCGAGAGTGCTAAGTAG